The following are encoded together in the Adhaeribacter arboris genome:
- the yihA gene encoding ribosome biogenesis GTP-binding protein YihA/YsxC encodes MIIKEAKFISSNTEVAKCPETKLPEYAFIGRSNVGKSSLINMLTERSKLAKTSSLPGKTQLINHFLINDTWYLVDLPGYGWARVSQTSREKWSKMVKAYLRNRSNLACVFLLIDSRLEPQKSDLDFIQLLGEMGVPFVLVFTKTDKQSIQKTQANIAAFRRTLLQTWEELPQQFITSSAEKKGREELLQLIEQTNAELGKN; translated from the coding sequence ATGATAATTAAAGAAGCGAAATTTATTAGTAGCAACACCGAGGTAGCCAAATGTCCCGAAACCAAATTACCAGAGTATGCTTTTATTGGCCGATCGAATGTAGGAAAATCTTCGCTGATAAATATGCTCACCGAACGCAGCAAATTAGCTAAAACATCTTCTTTACCCGGTAAAACTCAGTTAATCAATCATTTCTTAATCAACGACACTTGGTATCTGGTAGATTTACCGGGTTACGGCTGGGCCAGAGTAAGCCAGACCTCGCGCGAAAAATGGTCGAAAATGGTGAAAGCCTACCTGCGCAACCGGAGTAACCTGGCCTGCGTTTTTCTGTTGATAGATTCTCGCCTGGAACCCCAAAAATCCGACTTAGACTTTATACAACTGCTCGGTGAAATGGGAGTACCTTTTGTGCTTGTATTTACTAAAACGGATAAACAATCAATACAGAAAACGCAGGCGAATATTGCGGCTTTCCGGCGCACTTTACTGCAAACCTGGGAGGAGCTGCCCCAACAATTTATTACTTCCTCAGCGGAGAAAAAAGGACGGGAGGAACTCTTACAACTCATCGAGCAAACGAATGCCGAACTAGGGAAAAATTAA
- a CDS encoding energy transducer TonB produces the protein MQLKFSILFLSFAFFAAAHSALAQTTAPADAPKTNKVGVDKVLPFAEFHEGGQTAMYDFIAQELKYPPLAKRNRIQGQVIIGFTMNEDGTVANAKILKNIGGGCGDEALRVVKLLKFNAPGFASNYSIPINFKL, from the coding sequence ATGCAATTAAAATTTTCGATTTTGTTTTTAAGTTTCGCTTTCTTTGCAGCCGCTCATTCCGCTTTGGCCCAAACCACTGCCCCGGCAGACGCACCAAAAACGAATAAGGTGGGAGTGGATAAGGTATTGCCTTTTGCCGAATTTCACGAAGGTGGCCAAACGGCTATGTACGATTTTATCGCGCAAGAGCTAAAATACCCTCCTTTAGCGAAACGTAATCGCATTCAGGGCCAGGTGATTATTGGTTTCACGATGAATGAGGATGGTACCGTGGCGAACGCAAAAATTCTTAAAAACATTGGCGGCGGCTGCGGCGATGAAGCTTTACGGGTTGTAAAATTGTTAAAATTTAATGCTCCTGGTTTTGCTTCCAACTACAGCATTCCGATTAACTTTAAACTTTAA
- a CDS encoding DUF5606 family protein produces the protein MPVNLKDIASIAGMSGLYRIVSPTRSGVIIETLDDKASRQVAQSKHRISLLHEISIYTEDAEVTVPLAEVFERIRQKYGQELTVSSKSSNAELFSFIQEIIPDFDRSRVYVSDIKKIITWYGIVSKYVPFTEAEPVPETENTSHAEPALSETNKEPNTKES, from the coding sequence ATGCCTGTTAATTTAAAAGACATAGCTTCCATCGCCGGTATGAGCGGCTTATACCGTATTGTGAGCCCTACCCGCAGCGGGGTTATTATCGAGACTTTAGACGATAAGGCCAGCCGGCAGGTAGCACAATCCAAGCACCGGATTTCTTTACTGCACGAAATTTCTATTTATACCGAGGACGCAGAAGTTACGGTACCGCTGGCCGAAGTATTCGAACGTATTCGTCAGAAATATGGTCAGGAATTAACAGTAAGCAGTAAATCGAGTAACGCTGAGTTATTTTCTTTTATTCAGGAAATTATTCCGGATTTTGATCGCTCGCGGGTATACGTTTCGGATATTAAAAAAATAATAACCTGGTATGGCATTGTAAGCAAATACGTACCTTTTACCGAGGCAGAACCAGTCCCGGAGACAGAAAACACTTCCCACGCGGAACCCGCCCTAAGCGAAACCAACAAAGAACCAAATACGAAAGAATCTTAA
- a CDS encoding aspartate kinase: protein MKVFKFGGASVKDAAAVCNVGTILQAQQSGSSYILVVVSAMGKTTNALEQVFEKAFHQQDFTAPLSNLQQYHYQIIRELFPEQHPVQQQVENLFQQLQAYLSTIDSSDLYDKQYDQVVSYGELLASVILNEYLTHVQVPSTWLDCRPIIRTDPIWREAKVDWNLTQNNIQNSVKPLLQKTHVVTQGFLGGTFDEFTTTLGREGSDYTAAIFAYCLPAQSVTIWKDVAGLLNADPKLFSDTVLYQEISFQETIEMAYYGASVIHPKTIKPLAISHIPLYVKSFLHPEAPGTVIHDCRHDKIAPAFIVKQQQCLISFQEKDFAFINESNLSTIFAALANYRFKINLMQNSAISFSVCTDSDATRLPLFMQSLQEQFNIHYNTDLTLFTIKNYDEASITHLTKDKIILLEQRSRTTFQFVSKTGITVQP from the coding sequence ATGAAAGTATTTAAATTTGGCGGTGCTTCGGTAAAAGATGCGGCTGCCGTTTGCAATGTCGGTACTATTCTGCAAGCCCAACAATCGGGTAGTAGTTATATTTTAGTGGTAGTTTCGGCCATGGGAAAAACTACTAATGCCTTAGAGCAGGTATTTGAAAAAGCTTTTCACCAGCAAGATTTTACTGCCCCCCTGAGCAACCTACAACAATATCACTATCAAATTATCCGGGAATTATTTCCGGAGCAGCATCCGGTTCAGCAACAAGTAGAAAATTTGTTTCAGCAACTGCAAGCCTATTTATCAACTATTGACTCCTCAGATTTATACGATAAGCAATACGATCAGGTAGTAAGCTATGGAGAACTCCTGGCCTCCGTTATTTTAAATGAATACCTGACCCATGTGCAAGTACCCAGCACCTGGTTAGATTGCCGGCCCATAATCCGGACGGACCCCATTTGGCGCGAAGCGAAAGTTGATTGGAACTTAACGCAAAACAATATTCAGAATAGCGTAAAACCGCTTTTGCAAAAAACGCACGTAGTAACGCAGGGTTTTCTGGGTGGTACTTTCGATGAATTTACCACTACCTTAGGGCGGGAAGGCTCCGATTATACTGCGGCTATATTTGCTTACTGCCTCCCGGCTCAATCGGTAACTATCTGGAAAGACGTAGCGGGCTTATTAAATGCAGACCCCAAACTATTTTCCGATACTGTTTTGTACCAGGAAATTTCCTTTCAGGAAACAATTGAAATGGCTTACTACGGGGCCAGCGTCATTCATCCGAAAACGATAAAGCCGTTGGCCATTAGTCATATACCTCTCTATGTAAAATCTTTTCTGCATCCCGAAGCTCCCGGTACCGTTATTCATGATTGCCGGCACGATAAAATTGCGCCCGCTTTTATCGTGAAACAGCAGCAATGTTTGATTTCTTTTCAGGAGAAAGATTTCGCGTTTATCAACGAAAGTAATCTGAGCACCATCTTTGCCGCCCTAGCCAATTACCGGTTCAAAATAAATCTAATGCAAAACTCCGCTATCTCGTTTTCCGTCTGTACGGACTCTGATGCGACCCGACTCCCATTATTTATGCAATCTCTCCAGGAACAATTTAATATCCACTATAATACGGATTTAACTTTATTTACCATCAAAAACTACGACGAAGCGAGCATTACCCATTTAACTAAGGATAAAATAATATTACTGGAACAGCGCTCTCGCACTACGTTTCAGTTTGTGAGTAAAACAGGAATTACCGTACAACCATAA
- a CDS encoding enoyl-CoA hydratase-related protein, producing the protein MEFIKVTNTVQPYVALIQLNRPKELNALSVALMSELRATLQELDADSNVRVIVITGNEKAFAAGADIKQMAGKSAMDMYQLDQFATWDHIKKIKKPIIAAVSGFALGGGCELAMLCDMIIASETAIFGQPEIKIGVIPGAGGTQRLTKAIGKVKAMEMVLTGKFMPADEAEKHGLINRVVPVELYLSEAVKLAAQIAALSPIAVKLAKEVVLRSFETHLEEGLILERKNFYLAFASEDQKEGVAAFIEKRKPNFKGK; encoded by the coding sequence ATGGAATTTATAAAAGTAACCAACACGGTACAGCCGTATGTCGCTTTAATCCAATTAAACCGCCCCAAAGAGTTAAATGCTTTGAGCGTGGCTTTAATGAGTGAGTTGCGTGCTACTTTACAAGAATTAGATGCGGATAGTAACGTGCGGGTTATTGTTATAACCGGTAATGAAAAAGCTTTTGCCGCCGGAGCCGATATTAAACAAATGGCCGGTAAATCAGCGATGGATATGTACCAGCTGGACCAGTTTGCCACCTGGGATCACATAAAAAAAATTAAGAAGCCCATCATTGCGGCGGTTTCTGGTTTTGCTCTTGGTGGGGGTTGCGAATTAGCCATGCTCTGCGATATGATAATTGCCTCCGAAACCGCTATTTTTGGGCAGCCGGAAATTAAAATTGGCGTGATTCCGGGAGCAGGTGGCACCCAACGTTTAACCAAAGCCATTGGTAAAGTTAAAGCCATGGAAATGGTTTTAACCGGTAAATTTATGCCGGCAGATGAAGCGGAAAAACACGGCCTTATTAACCGGGTAGTACCCGTAGAACTTTATTTATCCGAAGCGGTAAAGTTGGCAGCCCAAATTGCCGCTCTATCGCCGATTGCCGTTAAATTAGCCAAAGAAGTTGTTTTACGATCTTTCGAAACGCACTTGGAGGAAGGATTAATTCTGGAACGCAAGAACTTCTACCTGGCTTTTGCTTCCGAAGATCAAAAAGAAGGCGTGGCCGCCTTTATAGAAAAACGCAAACCAAATTTTAAGGGAAAGTAA
- a CDS encoding 3-deoxy-D-manno-octulosonic acid transferase, whose product MTKLFYNLGIQFYGLLLQTTAPFHAKAGKWVGGRQKFFPAMTEKLAGNKQPVIWFHCASLGEFEQGRPVIERIKQEYQAYKIALTFFSPSGYEVRKNYAGADYIFYLPLDTAANAQKFIKLLQPHLAVFVKYEFWYHYLFELDKRQIPAISISAVFRENQLFFKSYGSFYRNILKLFTHIFTQNESSAQLLRQAGINQVTVAGDTRFDRVLQTAAQAQKIPLVASFKNQENVFIIGSSWPADMQVLLPFIQENLATLRFIIAPHEIHSTEINKLIQNFAGQAIRYSLAEAATVSDYRVLVIDNVGLLASLYQYGTYAYIGGAFGKGLHNTLEAAVFGLPLFFGPNFTKFQEAIDLVTLECAFPVHNTAELSKKFGQVNSDPHKQILIKETAEKYLAQHAGATTKILAACQQWLTNTAWKV is encoded by the coding sequence ATGACGAAGCTTTTTTATAACTTGGGAATTCAATTTTACGGCTTATTGCTGCAAACTACTGCTCCTTTTCATGCGAAGGCGGGCAAATGGGTAGGTGGCCGACAAAAATTTTTCCCGGCTATGACCGAAAAGCTAGCCGGAAATAAGCAGCCAGTTATCTGGTTTCATTGTGCCTCATTGGGCGAATTTGAACAGGGCAGACCCGTTATAGAAAGAATAAAACAAGAGTATCAAGCTTACAAAATAGCCCTTACTTTTTTTTCTCCTTCGGGCTACGAAGTACGGAAGAATTATGCCGGGGCCGATTACATTTTTTACCTACCGCTTGATACCGCTGCGAACGCGCAGAAGTTCATAAAGTTATTACAGCCCCATCTAGCAGTGTTTGTTAAATACGAGTTTTGGTACCATTATTTGTTCGAATTAGATAAGCGGCAAATTCCGGCAATTTCCATATCGGCCGTTTTTCGGGAGAACCAACTTTTTTTTAAATCTTACGGTAGCTTTTACCGGAATATTTTAAAACTATTCACCCATATTTTTACGCAAAACGAAAGTTCCGCCCAATTACTCCGGCAGGCGGGTATAAACCAGGTTACGGTAGCCGGCGATACCCGCTTCGATCGGGTGCTGCAAACCGCCGCGCAGGCCCAGAAAATACCCTTGGTAGCTAGTTTTAAAAACCAGGAAAACGTATTTATTATTGGGAGTAGCTGGCCCGCCGATATGCAGGTATTGTTGCCGTTTATTCAGGAAAATTTAGCTACCCTCCGGTTCATCATCGCCCCGCACGAAATACATTCTACTGAAATTAATAAATTGATCCAAAATTTTGCCGGTCAAGCTATCCGGTATTCCTTAGCGGAAGCAGCTACCGTATCCGATTACCGCGTTTTAGTAATAGATAATGTGGGTTTATTGGCTTCTTTGTACCAGTACGGAACGTACGCGTACATTGGCGGCGCTTTTGGCAAAGGTTTGCATAATACCCTGGAAGCCGCCGTTTTTGGCTTACCGCTTTTCTTTGGACCAAATTTTACTAAATTTCAGGAAGCAATAGATTTAGTAACTTTAGAGTGTGCTTTTCCCGTTCATAATACGGCGGAACTAAGCAAGAAATTTGGGCAAGTAAATTCCGATCCGCATAAACAAATTTTAATAAAAGAAACAGCAGAAAAATACCTGGCGCAACATGCCGGAGCTACTACCAAAATTTTAGCAGCTTGCCAGCAATGGCTAACAAATACCGCATGGAAGGTTTAG
- the rsgA gene encoding ribosome small subunit-dependent GTPase A: protein MANKYRMEGLVMKSTGSWYLVRTNDGELYRCRLRGKIKLKDLKVSNPVAVGDVVAFELEEGGESTGAIYQITERENYIIRKSTHKTAHSHIIAANIDRALLVVTLVSPRTSFGFMDRFLVTAEAYDIPVTLLYNKSDLYDAETAEYQQQILNMYAQIGYPGIICSTVSGQGLPEIQEILANHKTLFSGHSGVGKSTLINRLAPGLELKTNEISDYSDKGKHTTTYAEMFELAPDTFIIDTPGIKELGLVDIPKEELSYFFPEMRERLNLCKYYNCLHINEPNCAVLQDLKVGKISLTRYESYRSIMDETDNRR, encoded by the coding sequence ATGGCTAACAAATACCGCATGGAAGGTTTAGTAATGAAATCAACGGGGTCCTGGTATTTAGTCCGGACGAATGATGGGGAATTATACCGGTGTCGTTTACGGGGTAAGATCAAGTTAAAAGATTTAAAAGTAAGCAATCCCGTAGCAGTAGGCGATGTAGTGGCATTCGAGCTGGAAGAAGGCGGCGAATCTACCGGAGCTATATACCAGATTACGGAACGCGAAAATTATATTATCCGGAAATCAACCCATAAAACCGCGCATTCCCACATTATTGCCGCTAACATTGACCGGGCTTTGCTGGTAGTTACGCTGGTTTCGCCTAGAACTTCATTTGGGTTTATGGACCGTTTTCTGGTAACCGCCGAAGCATACGATATTCCGGTAACGCTTCTGTACAATAAATCGGACTTGTATGATGCGGAAACGGCCGAGTATCAGCAGCAAATTTTAAATATGTACGCTCAGATTGGATATCCCGGAATTATTTGTTCAACGGTTTCGGGGCAAGGCCTTCCGGAAATCCAGGAAATATTAGCCAATCATAAAACGCTTTTCTCCGGTCATTCCGGGGTGGGTAAATCCACTCTGATTAACCGGTTAGCTCCTGGTTTAGAATTAAAAACCAACGAAATATCTGACTATTCTGACAAAGGTAAGCACACGACCACTTACGCCGAAATGTTTGAGCTGGCGCCCGATACCTTTATTATTGATACTCCCGGCATTAAAGAATTAGGCTTGGTGGATATTCCCAAAGAAGAATTAAGTTATTTTTTTCCGGAAATGCGGGAGCGGCTTAACTTATGTAAATATTATAATTGTTTGCATATTAATGAGCCTAATTGCGCCGTTTTGCAGGATTTAAAAGTCGGTAAAATTTCCCTAACCCGCTACGAAAGCTACCGCAGTATAATGGACGAAACCGATAATCGTCGGTAA
- a CDS encoding fasciclin domain-containing protein, translating to MKLISIFYWIIIVTGSCRPKQQVKESREISGISGETSDIIISDSAAKQTRGVAVGGAWMVPNHVLLENISEPTNIRKFNQLLQGTDLKEKLSDKGPFTLFIPTDAAFQKLSPVMAKQLFSATNNEQKNHFIKRHLVPGKILATDLKDEVVLKAADGHNLHIRNNKQTILVDGATIIVKDGVSNNGVVHIIDRVLSSGVAP from the coding sequence ATGAAGCTTATTTCTATTTTCTATTGGATAATAATTGTAACGGGAAGTTGCCGGCCAAAACAACAGGTAAAAGAATCGCGTGAAATAAGCGGGATTAGCGGCGAAACATCAGATATTATTATTTCGGATAGTGCGGCGAAACAAACCAGGGGAGTAGCGGTAGGAGGAGCCTGGATGGTGCCCAACCACGTTCTTCTGGAAAATATCAGCGAGCCGACTAATATCCGAAAATTTAACCAGCTTTTACAAGGAACCGATCTGAAAGAAAAACTATCGGACAAAGGCCCATTTACTTTATTTATACCCACTGATGCCGCTTTTCAGAAATTATCTCCGGTAATGGCTAAGCAGTTATTCTCCGCCACCAATAATGAACAGAAGAACCATTTTATTAAGCGTCATTTGGTACCCGGTAAAATATTAGCTACCGACTTAAAAGATGAAGTAGTATTAAAAGCGGCGGATGGCCATAATTTACACATCCGGAATAATAAGCAAACTATTCTAGTAGATGGGGCAACTATTATCGTGAAAGATGGCGTGTCCAACAACGGGGTGGTGCATATTATAGACCGGGTGCTATCATCCGGAGTAGCACCTTAA
- a CDS encoding peptidylprolyl isomerase yields the protein MKTAEIKTAKGVMKVEFYEKDAPNTVQNFIDLAQKGYYDGLTFHRVIPDFVIQGGCPNSREGAKGVPGTGGPGYKIDCELTGGNQYHDRGVLSMAHAGRNTGGSQFFICHSRNNTAHLDRNHTCFGKVVEGLEVIDQIKPGDRIEKIEVKETE from the coding sequence ATGAAAACTGCGGAAATAAAAACGGCTAAAGGCGTGATGAAAGTGGAGTTTTACGAGAAAGACGCTCCGAACACCGTTCAGAATTTTATTGATTTGGCCCAGAAGGGCTATTACGATGGCCTTACCTTCCACCGGGTTATTCCGGATTTTGTAATTCAGGGTGGCTGCCCTAATTCTCGTGAAGGTGCTAAAGGAGTACCTGGCACCGGCGGACCTGGTTACAAAATAGATTGCGAATTAACCGGTGGCAATCAGTACCACGACCGGGGAGTTTTATCTATGGCTCACGCGGGCCGGAATACCGGAGGCTCTCAGTTCTTTATCTGTCATAGCCGCAACAACACGGCTCACCTGGATCGGAACCATACTTGCTTCGGCAAAGTGGTAGAAGGTTTAGAAGTAATCGACCAAATAAAACCCGGCGACCGGATCGAGAAAATTGAAGTAAAAGAAACAGAATAA
- a CDS encoding ZIP family metal transporter, whose protein sequence is MIAPWLQAGLWGLVAGSALLLGAAIGYFAPIQQRIVSGVMAFGSGVLISALSFDLMNEAYEQGGFAATAIGFISGAAIYTIANYILARQGAKHRKRSGGQQLSDKDSSGSGTALAIGALIDGIPESIVIGISMIKGGTVSLVAVIAIFLSNLPEGLSSSAGMKKAGRSKQYIFGVWAFIALASGLASLAGYTIFGQFQQEVISAITALAAGAILAMLSDTMIPEAFEHAHDFTGLITVLGFLTAFILSRLTEG, encoded by the coding sequence ATGATAGCACCTTGGCTTCAAGCGGGCTTGTGGGGATTAGTAGCCGGCTCGGCCTTATTGTTAGGGGCGGCAATTGGGTATTTTGCTCCCATCCAGCAAAGAATAGTTTCTGGAGTAATGGCTTTTGGAAGTGGCGTTTTAATTTCGGCGCTTTCTTTTGATTTAATGAACGAGGCTTACGAACAAGGTGGCTTTGCTGCCACCGCCATTGGGTTTATTTCGGGAGCGGCTATTTATACCATTGCTAATTATATTCTTGCCCGGCAGGGAGCCAAACACCGCAAACGATCCGGTGGCCAGCAATTATCCGACAAAGATAGTTCGGGCAGCGGTACGGCTTTGGCCATTGGCGCTTTAATCGATGGCATTCCGGAATCCATTGTTATTGGCATTAGCATGATAAAAGGCGGAACGGTAAGTTTAGTAGCCGTTATTGCTATTTTTTTATCTAATTTGCCCGAAGGCCTTTCTAGTTCGGCGGGTATGAAAAAAGCGGGACGCTCGAAGCAATACATTTTTGGAGTGTGGGCTTTTATTGCCCTGGCATCCGGCTTAGCTTCATTAGCGGGTTACACGATTTTCGGGCAATTTCAGCAAGAAGTAATATCCGCTATAACGGCCTTGGCGGCCGGTGCAATATTGGCGATGCTCTCCGATACCATGATACCCGAAGCTTTTGAACACGCGCATGATTTTACGGGTTTGATAACGGTACTCGGCTTCTTAACTGCTTTTATCTTGAGTCGTTTAACCGAAGGTTAA
- a CDS encoding sigma 54-interacting transcriptional regulator produces MNYKNITPQDLQKITTLGQLKAAGYEPRSVKQELRDNLIQKLRRNENVFPGIYGYEETVIPELQQAILAMHHINLLGLRGQAKTRIARLLVELLDEYIPVVKGSELNDDPLQPLSVFAKDLISTHGADTPVAWLHRSERYTEKLATPDVSVADLIGDADPIKAATLKLPYSDERVIHFGLIPRSHRGIFVINELPDLQARIQVSLFNILQEGDIQIRGFKVRLPLDIQFVFTANPEDYTNRGSIVTPLKDRIDSQIITHYPKTLEIGKQITLQEAKIKPEQQQLVKTNQLVNDLIEQVAIEARDSEYVDAKSGVSARLTISAYENVMSAAERRVLLNGESKTYIRVSDFLAAVPAITGKVELVYEGEQEGAAIVAQNLMGKALRSQFLNYFPDPDKQKKQKDKNPYKPVTDWFGEGHTLDILSNMNTAEYKKALNSVPGLSSLVQKFHPEKEEAEKLFLMEFCLHGLAEHSLISRNKLTAGTQFKDLLSSMFSMPGFGADDDDEDNYK; encoded by the coding sequence ATGAATTATAAAAACATCACGCCCCAAGACCTGCAAAAAATAACTACGCTAGGTCAATTAAAAGCAGCCGGCTACGAACCGCGGTCGGTGAAACAAGAACTGCGCGATAACTTGATTCAGAAATTACGCCGCAACGAAAACGTTTTCCCGGGTATTTACGGTTACGAAGAAACCGTAATTCCGGAACTGCAGCAGGCGATTCTGGCCATGCACCACATTAATTTATTAGGCTTACGGGGGCAGGCCAAAACCCGGATTGCCCGTTTATTGGTGGAATTGCTGGATGAGTACATTCCGGTAGTAAAAGGTTCTGAATTAAACGACGATCCGCTGCAGCCCTTATCCGTATTTGCCAAAGATTTAATTTCTACGCACGGGGCCGATACTCCGGTGGCCTGGCTACATCGTTCGGAGCGCTACACCGAAAAACTGGCTACTCCGGATGTATCCGTAGCCGATTTAATTGGCGATGCGGACCCCATTAAAGCCGCTACCTTAAAATTACCTTATTCTGATGAGCGGGTAATCCATTTTGGTTTGATTCCGCGTTCGCACCGGGGAATTTTCGTAATAAACGAATTGCCCGATTTGCAGGCCCGGATTCAAGTATCCTTGTTTAATATTTTACAGGAAGGGGATATTCAAATCCGCGGTTTTAAAGTGCGTTTGCCTTTAGATATTCAATTCGTGTTTACGGCTAACCCGGAAGATTATACCAATCGGGGCTCTATTGTTACTCCGCTCAAAGACCGGATTGATTCCCAGATTATTACGCATTATCCTAAGACTCTGGAAATTGGTAAGCAAATTACTTTACAAGAAGCCAAAATTAAACCCGAGCAACAGCAATTGGTAAAAACCAATCAGTTGGTAAATGATTTAATTGAACAAGTGGCCATTGAAGCTCGCGACAGCGAATATGTAGACGCCAAAAGCGGAGTTTCGGCCCGTTTAACTATTTCGGCTTACGAAAACGTCATGAGCGCCGCGGAGCGCCGGGTTTTATTAAACGGCGAAAGTAAAACCTACATCCGGGTGTCGGATTTTCTGGCGGCAGTACCGGCTATAACGGGTAAGGTAGAGTTGGTTTACGAAGGGGAGCAGGAGGGAGCCGCTATAGTGGCGCAGAATTTAATGGGAAAAGCCCTCCGGAGCCAATTTTTAAATTATTTTCCCGATCCGGATAAACAAAAAAAGCAAAAAGATAAAAATCCTTACAAACCTGTTACCGATTGGTTCGGCGAAGGCCATACGTTAGATATATTAAGCAACATGAACACGGCCGAATACAAAAAAGCGTTGAACAGTGTTCCGGGTTTATCCAGTTTAGTGCAAAAGTTTCATCCGGAAAAAGAGGAAGCCGAAAAGCTTTTCTTAATGGAATTCTGCTTACACGGGTTGGCGGAGCATAGTTTAATCAGCCGGAACAAGTTAACGGCTGGTACGCAGTTTAAAGATTTGCTGAGCAGTATGTTTAGCATGCCTGGTTTCGGGGCCGACGATGACGACGAAGATAATTATAAATAG
- a CDS encoding vWA domain-containing protein: MAVGFRFTDYIPPQSQNPGFGSLLKIFLQLITITSGDVGEALSWLSSLDKQYKMTSDEYGIGDFIQDLKEKGYLSEDAGSGEIKITPKSEQNIRKSALEEIFGKLKKSGKGNHNTPHTGIGDETSTDRREFRFGDSVEQIAMTDSIRNAQVNHGLGEFYLTEKDLEVTETEHKTQSSTVLMIDISHSMILYGEDRITPAKKVAMALAELVTQKYPKDTLDIIVFGNDAWQINVKDLPYLNVGPYHTNTVAGLELAMDILRKRKTPNKQIFMITDGKPTCLKEGTKYYKNSFGLDRKVVNKTLNLAAQCRRIKIPVTTFMIATDPYLKQFVEEFTAVNQGKAYFSSLQGLGHLIFEDYKQNRRKNL; the protein is encoded by the coding sequence ATGGCAGTTGGATTTCGATTTACCGATTATATTCCGCCCCAATCTCAAAATCCTGGTTTTGGATCACTCCTGAAAATTTTTTTACAGCTGATTACCATTACTTCCGGCGATGTGGGCGAAGCTCTTTCCTGGCTAAGTTCTCTGGATAAGCAATACAAAATGACATCCGACGAATACGGGATTGGTGATTTTATTCAGGATTTAAAAGAAAAGGGCTACCTCAGCGAAGATGCGGGTAGCGGTGAAATTAAAATTACCCCGAAAAGCGAGCAAAATATCCGGAAAAGTGCCCTGGAAGAAATCTTCGGCAAATTGAAAAAGTCGGGTAAAGGCAACCACAATACCCCGCATACCGGCATTGGCGACGAAACTTCTACGGATCGGCGGGAATTCCGGTTTGGCGACTCCGTGGAGCAAATTGCCATGACCGATTCTATCCGGAATGCCCAGGTGAATCATGGTTTAGGTGAATTTTACCTAACCGAAAAAGACCTGGAAGTAACCGAAACCGAGCACAAAACGCAGAGTTCTACCGTACTGATGATTGATATTTCGCATTCTATGATTCTGTACGGGGAGGACAGGATTACGCCGGCTAAAAAAGTGGCCATGGCCTTAGCCGAGTTAGTAACGCAAAAATACCCGAAAGATACCTTGGACATTATTGTGTTCGGCAACGATGCCTGGCAGATTAACGTGAAAGACTTACCTTACTTGAATGTGGGACCGTACCATACCAATACGGTAGCCGGGTTAGAGTTAGCCATGGATATTCTGCGGAAAAGAAAAACACCGAACAAGCAAATTTTTATGATTACCGATGGTAAACCTACTTGCTTGAAAGAAGGTACTAAATATTATAAAAACTCTTTTGGCTTGGACCGGAAAGTAGTGAACAAAACCCTGAATCTGGCGGCTCAGTGCCGACGAATTAAAATACCGGTTACTACTTTTATGATTGCCACGGATCCTTACTTAAAGCAATTTGTAGAAGAGTTTACCGCCGTTAACCAAGGCAAAGCTTATTTCAGCAGCTTGCAGGGTTTAGGCCACCTTATTTTTGAAGATTACAAACAAAATCGCCGGAAAAATTTATAG